The following are from one region of the Cloacibacillus sp. An23 genome:
- a CDS encoding GNAT family N-acetyltransferase — translation MKLNPEYYFYDSKLAVKPAELQDLYRFTRWGRSRSLDQIARMLEGTSMCFSIRHEGKLVAFCRMLTDFVFRASLWDILVHPDYQGKGIGSQLLTYALGHPAVKDVPVIVTYTSELTEFMGRLSFEPRDGLLILQRRPMEYS, via the coding sequence ACTTCTACGACAGCAAACTTGCGGTAAAGCCGGCCGAACTTCAGGACCTTTACCGCTTCACGCGCTGGGGACGCAGCCGCTCGCTCGATCAGATAGCCAGAATGCTTGAAGGAACCAGCATGTGTTTCTCGATACGTCACGAAGGGAAACTGGTCGCCTTCTGCCGTATGCTCACGGACTTCGTATTCCGGGCCTCACTGTGGGACATTCTGGTACACCCCGACTACCAGGGCAAAGGCATAGGATCGCAGCTTCTCACATACGCTCTCGGCCACCCTGCAGTAAAAGACGTGCCCGTAATAGTGACCTATACGAGCGAACTCACAGAATTCATGGGTCGGCTCTCCTTCGAGCCCCGCGACGGCCTCCTCATCCTCCAGCGCCGCCCCATGGAGTACTCCTAA